From a single Stigmatopora nigra isolate UIUO_SnigA chromosome 21, RoL_Snig_1.1, whole genome shotgun sequence genomic region:
- the LOC144214495 gene encoding tissue factor pathway inhibitor 2-like yields the protein MDFSFLALLAFSSSFYKSLALHPRGVCLLQMDEGPCRAEMSRYYYNTITQKCELFSYGGCRGNANNFRSYHECHKTCFRIPKIPQTCRFPMEEGPCRALFTRYFFNMTSMQCQIFYYGGCQGNANRFPDLASCNDYCSPRKTLPVLCLDPLDKGKCSASIPRFYYNKNSKTCEEFAYSGCGGSSNNFVSRHSCMDMCVKGGKKNNNARGRIRRPRRNRVILMQA from the exons ATGGACTTTAGCTTCTTGGCTTTACTggctttttcctcctctttttaCAAGAGCCTGGCATTGCACCCTCGAG GTGTGTGCCTCCTCCAAATGGACGAAGGTCCTTGCAGAGCAGAAATGAGTCGTTATTATTATAACACCATCACGCAAAAGTGCGAGCTGTTCTCCTACGGCGGCTGTCGCGGCAACGCTAACAACTTCAGGAGTTATCACGAGTGCCACAAAACGTGTTTTAGAATACCAA AAATCCCTCAAACATGTCGCTTCCCCATGGAGGAAGGTCCCTGCCGTGCCCTGTTCACTCGCTATTTCTTCAACATGACCAGCATGCAATGCCAGATCTTCTACTACGGCGGCTGCCAGGGCAATGCCAACCGTTTCCCCGATTTGGCGTCCTGCAACGACTACTGCAGCCCACGTAAAA CGCTTCCCGTGTTGTGCTTGGACCCGCTGGACAAAGGCAAATGCTCCGCCTCTATCCCGCGTTTTTACTACAACAAGAACAGCAAAACGTGCGAGGAGTTTGCGTACTCGGGCTGTGGAGGGAGCAGTAATAATTTCGTCTCCAGGCACAGCTGTATGGACATGTGTGTTAAAG gagggaagaaaaacaacaacgccAGAGGAAGAATACGTCGCCCAAGACGGAATCGCGTCATTTTGATGCAAGCTTAA
- the LOC144214496 gene encoding tissue factor pathway inhibitor 2-like gives MDFSFLALLAFSSFFYKTLAQDPPDVCLLQVDRGPCRAIHIRYHYNTITQQCEQFLYGGCLGNANNFRSQSECYKTCSPIPQIPQPCRYPMVKGPCAAAFTRFFFNMTSMQCEIFKYGGCRGNANRFLDFQSCYENCSPRKTLPPMCLDPVDIGYCSASIPRFYYNKSSKTCRVFSYSGCGGNRNKFVSWHNCVDTCVLDV, from the exons ATGGACTTTAGCTTCTTGGCTTTACTggctttttcctcctttttttacaAGACCCTGGCACAGGACCCTCCAG ATGTGTGCCTCCTCCAAGTGGACCGTGGTCCATGCAGAGCAATTCATATTCGTTATCATTACAACACCATCACACAACAGTGCGAGCAGTTCCTCTACGGCGGCTGTCTAGGCAATGCTAACAACTTCAGGAGTCAATCCGAGTGCTACAAAACATGTTCTCCAATACCGC AAATCCCTCAACCATGTCGCTACCCCATGGTGAAAGGTCCTTGCGCTGCGGCGTTCACTCGCTTTTTCTTCAACATGACCAGCATGCAGTGCGAGATCTTCAAATACGGCGGCTGTAGGGGCAACGCCAACCGCTTCCTCGATTTTCAATCTTGCTACGAAAACTGCAGCCCGCGTAAAA CTCTTCCCCCGATGTGCTTGGACCCGGTGGACATAGGCTATTGCTCGGCCTCTATCCCGCGCTTTTACTACAACAAGAGCAGCAAAACGTGCAGGGTGTTTTCCTACTCGGGCTGTGGAGGGAACAGGAACAAATTCGTCTCTTGGCACAACTGCGTGGACACGTGTGTGTTAGATGTGTGA
- the gngt1 gene encoding guanine nucleotide-binding protein G(T) subunit gamma-T1 — MPVINVEDLTDKDKALMEVNQLKTEVKLQRWLTSKCCEEMKDYIQAGVEEDTLVKGISEEKNPFKEKGGCVLS; from the exons ATGCCGGTCATAAATGTGGAAGACCTGACCGACAAAGACAAAGCTTTGATGGAAGTCAACCAGCTTAAAACTGAAGTGAAACTTCAGAGGTGGTTG ACGTCGAAATGCTGCGAGGAGATGAAGGACTACATTCAGGCCGGAGTGGAAGAGGATACTCTTGTCAAAGGCATTTCAGAGGAGAAGAATCCCTTTAAAGAAAAAGGTGGTTGCGTCCTTTCTTAG